One Sediminicola sp. YIK13 DNA segment encodes these proteins:
- the sufD gene encoding Fe-S cluster assembly protein SufD, with translation MDLKEKLVSSFMAFENNVDVDHPVHDIRSEAIKNFETKGFPTKKEEAWKYTSLNSLLKVDFSVFPKKETSLEYKDVKRYFLHEIDSYKIVFIDGVYSSYLSETTHDGVDICLMSSALNKPSYKAVIDVYFNKIASKDESLTTLNTAFSKEGAYIYIPKNKVPKKPIEIIHFSTGNEAAMMLQPRSLIVAEENAELQVIERHQSLTTNEVFTNSVTEIFAAKSANVDYYKVQNDSASASLIDNTYIDQKDKSVVRVHTFSFGGKLTRNNLNFYQNGEYIDSIMKGVTILGEKQHVDHHTLVHHIEPNCESHQDYKGIYGDNSTGVFNGKIIVNKIAQKTNAFQQNNNILVSDKATINTKPQLEIFADDVKCSHGCTIGQLDEDALFYLQSRGIPFKEARALLMYAFANNVLASVRIPELKTRINKLIANKLGVNLGFDL, from the coding sequence ATGGATTTAAAAGAGAAATTGGTTTCTTCCTTTATGGCTTTTGAGAACAATGTAGATGTGGACCATCCGGTACACGACATCCGTTCTGAGGCCATCAAGAATTTTGAAACTAAAGGGTTCCCTACCAAAAAAGAGGAAGCTTGGAAATATACATCTTTGAACAGCCTGCTGAAGGTAGATTTCAGTGTGTTTCCTAAAAAAGAGACCTCTTTGGAATATAAGGATGTAAAAAGGTATTTTTTACATGAGATAGATAGTTATAAGATTGTTTTTATTGATGGGGTGTACAGTTCCTATCTTTCAGAGACAACCCACGATGGAGTGGATATCTGTTTGATGAGTTCTGCATTGAACAAACCTAGCTACAAAGCGGTAATTGATGTGTATTTTAATAAAATTGCCTCTAAAGATGAGTCTTTGACTACGTTGAACACCGCCTTTAGTAAAGAAGGGGCCTATATCTATATCCCAAAGAACAAGGTGCCCAAAAAACCGATAGAGATCATACACTTTTCTACAGGTAATGAAGCGGCAATGATGTTACAGCCCCGCAGCTTGATCGTAGCAGAGGAAAACGCAGAATTACAGGTTATTGAGCGTCACCAAAGCCTAACTACCAATGAGGTGTTTACAAACTCTGTGACCGAAATATTCGCTGCCAAAAGTGCTAATGTGGATTATTACAAGGTGCAGAACGATAGTGCATCGGCTTCTTTGATAGACAATACGTATATCGACCAGAAAGATAAAAGTGTGGTAAGGGTGCATACGTTCTCCTTTGGAGGAAAATTGACCCGTAACAACCTTAATTTTTACCAGAACGGGGAATATATAGATTCTATCATGAAAGGGGTAACCATTTTGGGAGAAAAACAACACGTGGACCACCATACCTTGGTGCACCATATTGAACCTAACTGTGAGAGTCACCAGGACTATAAGGGCATCTATGGCGATAATTCTACAGGGGTTTTCAATGGAAAGATCATTGTGAACAAAATAGCCCAAAAGACCAACGCATTTCAGCAGAACAACAATATTTTGGTCAGTGATAAGGCTACCATCAATACCAAACCACAATTGGAAATTTTTGCAGATGATGTAAAATGCTCCCACGGTTGTACCATTGGTCAGTTAGATGAAGACGCCTTGTTTTACTTGCAGTCTAGGGGTATCCCTTTTAAAGAGGCAAGGGCCTTGTTAATGTATGCTTTTGCCAATAATGTATTGGCCAGTGTACGTATTCCAGAGCTAAAAACAAGAATCAATAAGTTGATCGCCAATAAATTGGGGGTTAATTTAGGATTTGATCTATAA
- the sufC gene encoding Fe-S cluster assembly ATPase SufC, translating to MLKINNLHASVEDKEILNGINLEVKAGEVHAIMGPNGSGKSTLASVIAGKEEFEVTEGSVELEGENMEDMSPEERAHKGIFLSFQYPVEIPGVSVTNFMKTAINESRKAKGQADMPANQMLKLIREKSELLEIDRKFLSRSLNEGFSGGEKKRNEIFQMAMLEPKLAILDETDSGLDIDALRIVANGVNKLKSKDNAVIVITHYQRLLDYIVPDFVHVLHNGKIVKSGGKELALELEEKGYDWLKPETAV from the coding sequence ATGCTTAAAATCAACAACCTACATGCAAGTGTAGAAGACAAGGAGATACTTAATGGGATTAACCTAGAGGTAAAGGCAGGAGAGGTGCATGCCATCATGGGACCCAACGGTTCAGGGAAAAGTACTTTGGCTTCGGTGATTGCCGGAAAAGAAGAATTTGAAGTGACTGAGGGATCCGTGGAATTGGAAGGTGAGAATATGGAAGATATGTCACCGGAAGAAAGGGCCCATAAGGGGATTTTCCTTTCGTTCCAATATCCTGTGGAAATACCAGGGGTGTCCGTGACCAACTTTATGAAAACGGCCATCAATGAATCCCGCAAAGCTAAAGGACAAGCGGATATGCCTGCCAATCAAATGCTGAAGCTGATCCGTGAGAAATCAGAACTTTTGGAAATTGACCGTAAATTTTTATCCAGATCCTTGAATGAAGGGTTTTCTGGAGGGGAAAAGAAGCGAAATGAAATTTTTCAAATGGCCATGTTGGAGCCAAAATTGGCCATCTTGGACGAGACTGATTCCGGATTGGATATCGATGCCCTGCGTATCGTTGCCAATGGGGTGAACAAATTAAAAAGTAAGGACAACGCGGTAATCGTTATAACACACTATCAGCGTTTGTTGGACTATATAGTACCAGATTTTGTACATGTATTGCACAATGGTAAAATTGTAAAGTCCGGTGGCAAGGAATTGGCATTGGAGCTGGAAGAAAAAGGATACGACTGGTTGAAACCGGAAACTGCAGTATAA